From Mauremys reevesii isolate NIE-2019 linkage group 10, ASM1616193v1, whole genome shotgun sequence, the proteins below share one genomic window:
- the FBXL18 gene encoding F-box/LRR-repeat protein 18 isoform X4, producing the protein MAAAVLETLSAGIGEDSNGINLMEFSDEILLHILSYVPCTDLVLNVRRTCRKLATLCLDKSLTHTVLLHKEYQVNKDKVKQLMRGIGKEIHQLNMAGCYWLPSHTIDHVIRCKNLVKLNLSGCHLTSLRLSKMLSALQHLRSLAIDVNPGFDAGQLSSECKATLSRVLELKQTLYTPSYGVVPCCTSLEKLLLYFEILDRSREGLILSGQLMVGESNVPHYQNLRVFYARLAPGYVNQEVVRLYLAVLSDRTPENLHAFLISAPGSFAESGTTKNLLDSMARNVSLDALQLPKSWINGSGLLQHLKFNNPFYFSFSRCTLSGGHLILQVINGGKDLKSLTSLNLSGCIRCLSSDSLFRKAEDDIDSSILESLVVSCCNLRHLNLSAAHHHSSEGLGKHLCQLLARLKHLLSLALPVCSITDVPTNTDKPPVQSMTNVVPPGLGKKIRIGVPTYTKNFLEQSNQKSQSSVFWTLLENLPFLKNLELIGSNFSSAMPRNEPAIRNSLPPCSRARSVGDSEVAAIGQLTFLQNLTLAQLPSILTGSGLVSIGLQCQHLRSLSLANLGMMGKVGYISALMDMLKHCKCLRDLRLEQPYFNANTQFFQALSHCSALQRLCIISRSGTLQFDAVMSFMANCLEVVMCHMFMGESLTVCKNLQQTILQRPAPLFSLPRRLLSSIL; encoded by the exons ATGGCTGCTGCAGTGTTG GAGACGCTGAGTGCAGGGATTGGGGAGGACAGTAATGGCATCAACCTGATGGAGTTCTCAGATGAGATCCTTTTGCACATCCTGAGCTACGTTCCTTGCACAGACCTTGTTCTGAATGTGAGGAGAACCTGCAGAAAGCTTGCAACTCTTTGTCTTGACAAGAGTTTAACCCATACGGTGCTACTTCATAAAGAATATCAG GTCAACAAGGACAAAGTGAAGCAGCTAATGAGGGGGATTGGAAAAGAGATCCACCAGCTGAACATGGCTGGCTGCTACTGGCTCCCCAGTCACACCATTGACCATGTAATACGATGCAAGAACCTGGTGAAGCTGAACTTGTCTGGCTGCCATCTCACCTCCCTCCGCCTCTCCAAGATGCTCTCCGCTCTCCAGCACTTGCGCTCACTGGCAATTGATGTAAACCCTGGTTTTGATGCCGGCCAGTTAAGCAGTGAATGTAAAGCCACCCTTAGTCGTGTACTGGAGCTCAAGCAGACCCTTTACACACCGTCATATGGAGTGGTTCCATGCTGCACCAGCCTTGAGAAACTGCTGCTCTATTTTGAGATCCTAGACCGATCCCGAGAAGGCTTAATTTTGTCTGGGCAGCTGATGGTGGGTGAAAGTAACGTCCCCCACTACCAGAACCTTCGTGTCTTTTATGCTAGGTTGGCTCCTGGCTATGTCAATCAGGAGGTGGTGAGGCTGTATCTGGCAGTGCTAAGTGACCGGACCCCAGAGAATCTTCATGCCTTCCTCATTTCTGCCCCTGGCAGTTTTGCAGAGAGTGGAACCACTAAAAACCTTTTGGACTCCATGGCTCGAAATGTATCTTTGGATGCTTTGCAGTTGCCCAAATCCTGGATTAATGGCTCTGGCCTCCTTCAGCACTTGAAGTTCAACAACCCTTTCTACTTCAGCTTCAGCCGTTGCACCTTATCTGGTGGCCACCTGATCCTGCAGGTTATTAATGGAGGGAAGGACCTCAAAAGCTTGACCAGTTTGAATCTCAGTGGCTGCATTCGCTGTCTGTCTTCTGACTCCTTGTTTCGGAAGGCAGAAGATGATATTGACAGCAGCATTTTGGAGAGTCTGGTTGTTTCCTGCTGCAATCTGAGACATCTGAACCTTTCTGCTGCCCACCATCACAGCTCGGAAGGCCTCGGGAAGCATTTGTGCCAGCTCCTGGCACGGCTAAAGCACCTGCTGTCTTTGGCACTGCCGGTTTGCTCCATCACAGATGTTCCTACAAATACAGACAAGCCACCTGTGCAGTCTATGACTAATGTGGTGCCCCCAGGCCTTGGAAAGAAAATCCGGATTGGGGTGCCAACATACACCAAGAACTTCTTGGAGCAGTCAAATCAGAAATCTCAGTCCTCTGTGTTTTGGACTCTATTGGAGAACCTCCCATTTTTGAAAAACTTGGAGTTAATTGGGTCCAACTTTTCCTCTGCCATGCCCCGGAATGAGCCAGCAATTCGGAACTCACTGCCCCCTTGCAGCCGGGCACGGAGCGTTGGGGATTCAGAGGTGGCTGCCATTGGCCAGTTGACCTTTTTGCAGAACCTCACTTTAGCACAGCTGCCTAGTATCCTGACTGGTTCTGGACTTGTTAGCATTGGATTGCAATGCCAGCATCTGCGGAGTCTCTCATTAGCCAACCTGGGCATGATGGGAAAAGTGGGCTATATATCTGCCCTCATGGACATGCTGAAGCACTGCAAATGCTTGAGGGATCTCAG GCTAGAGCAGCCGTACTTCAATGCTAACACCCAGTTCTTCCAGGCACTGAGTCATTGTTCTGCTCTCCAGCGCCTTTGTATCATCTCCCGGAGTGGGACTCTGCAGTTTGATGCAGTGATGTCATTCATGGCCAACTGCCTTGAGGTCGTCATGTGCCACATGTTTATGGGAGAATCTCTCACAGTTTGCAAAAATCTTCAGCAGACCATTTTACAGAG GCCagctcccctcttctccctccctcggCGGCTGCTTTCCAGCATCCTTTGA
- the FBXL18 gene encoding F-box/LRR-repeat protein 18 isoform X1 gives MAAAVLETLSAGIGEDSNGINLMEFSDEILLHILSYVPCTDLVLNVRRTCRKLATLCLDKSLTHTVLLHKEYQVNKDKVKQLMRGIGKEIHQLNMAGCYWLPSHTIDHVIRCKNLVKLNLSGCHLTSLRLSKMLSALQHLRSLAIDVNPGFDAGQLSSECKATLSRVLELKQTLYTPSYGVVPCCTSLEKLLLYFEILDRSREGLILSGQLMVGESNVPHYQNLRVFYARLAPGYVNQEVVRLYLAVLSDRTPENLHAFLISAPGSFAESGTTKNLLDSMARNVSLDALQLPKSWINGSGLLQHLKFNNPFYFSFSRCTLSGGHLILQVINGGKDLKSLTSLNLSGCIRCLSSDSLFRKAEDDIDSSILESLVVSCCNLRHLNLSAAHHHSSEGLGKHLCQLLARLKHLLSLALPVCSITDVPTNTDKPPVQSMTNVVPPGLGKKIRIGVPTYTKNFLEQSNQKSQSSVFWTLLENLPFLKNLELIGSNFSSAMPRNEPAIRNSLPPCSRARSVGDSEVAAIGQLTFLQNLTLAQLPSILTGSGLVSIGLQCQHLRSLSLANLGMMGKVGYISALMDMLKHCKCLRDLRLEQPYFNANTQFFQALSHCSALQRLCIISRSGTLQFDAVMSFMANCLEVVMCHMFMGESLTVCKNLQQTILQSFQADRPALNVIIFPLLHEDLTEVIRDVPMMHLDEITLFKSRVAEEPPNLWW, from the exons ATGGCTGCTGCAGTGTTG GAGACGCTGAGTGCAGGGATTGGGGAGGACAGTAATGGCATCAACCTGATGGAGTTCTCAGATGAGATCCTTTTGCACATCCTGAGCTACGTTCCTTGCACAGACCTTGTTCTGAATGTGAGGAGAACCTGCAGAAAGCTTGCAACTCTTTGTCTTGACAAGAGTTTAACCCATACGGTGCTACTTCATAAAGAATATCAG GTCAACAAGGACAAAGTGAAGCAGCTAATGAGGGGGATTGGAAAAGAGATCCACCAGCTGAACATGGCTGGCTGCTACTGGCTCCCCAGTCACACCATTGACCATGTAATACGATGCAAGAACCTGGTGAAGCTGAACTTGTCTGGCTGCCATCTCACCTCCCTCCGCCTCTCCAAGATGCTCTCCGCTCTCCAGCACTTGCGCTCACTGGCAATTGATGTAAACCCTGGTTTTGATGCCGGCCAGTTAAGCAGTGAATGTAAAGCCACCCTTAGTCGTGTACTGGAGCTCAAGCAGACCCTTTACACACCGTCATATGGAGTGGTTCCATGCTGCACCAGCCTTGAGAAACTGCTGCTCTATTTTGAGATCCTAGACCGATCCCGAGAAGGCTTAATTTTGTCTGGGCAGCTGATGGTGGGTGAAAGTAACGTCCCCCACTACCAGAACCTTCGTGTCTTTTATGCTAGGTTGGCTCCTGGCTATGTCAATCAGGAGGTGGTGAGGCTGTATCTGGCAGTGCTAAGTGACCGGACCCCAGAGAATCTTCATGCCTTCCTCATTTCTGCCCCTGGCAGTTTTGCAGAGAGTGGAACCACTAAAAACCTTTTGGACTCCATGGCTCGAAATGTATCTTTGGATGCTTTGCAGTTGCCCAAATCCTGGATTAATGGCTCTGGCCTCCTTCAGCACTTGAAGTTCAACAACCCTTTCTACTTCAGCTTCAGCCGTTGCACCTTATCTGGTGGCCACCTGATCCTGCAGGTTATTAATGGAGGGAAGGACCTCAAAAGCTTGACCAGTTTGAATCTCAGTGGCTGCATTCGCTGTCTGTCTTCTGACTCCTTGTTTCGGAAGGCAGAAGATGATATTGACAGCAGCATTTTGGAGAGTCTGGTTGTTTCCTGCTGCAATCTGAGACATCTGAACCTTTCTGCTGCCCACCATCACAGCTCGGAAGGCCTCGGGAAGCATTTGTGCCAGCTCCTGGCACGGCTAAAGCACCTGCTGTCTTTGGCACTGCCGGTTTGCTCCATCACAGATGTTCCTACAAATACAGACAAGCCACCTGTGCAGTCTATGACTAATGTGGTGCCCCCAGGCCTTGGAAAGAAAATCCGGATTGGGGTGCCAACATACACCAAGAACTTCTTGGAGCAGTCAAATCAGAAATCTCAGTCCTCTGTGTTTTGGACTCTATTGGAGAACCTCCCATTTTTGAAAAACTTGGAGTTAATTGGGTCCAACTTTTCCTCTGCCATGCCCCGGAATGAGCCAGCAATTCGGAACTCACTGCCCCCTTGCAGCCGGGCACGGAGCGTTGGGGATTCAGAGGTGGCTGCCATTGGCCAGTTGACCTTTTTGCAGAACCTCACTTTAGCACAGCTGCCTAGTATCCTGACTGGTTCTGGACTTGTTAGCATTGGATTGCAATGCCAGCATCTGCGGAGTCTCTCATTAGCCAACCTGGGCATGATGGGAAAAGTGGGCTATATATCTGCCCTCATGGACATGCTGAAGCACTGCAAATGCTTGAGGGATCTCAG GCTAGAGCAGCCGTACTTCAATGCTAACACCCAGTTCTTCCAGGCACTGAGTCATTGTTCTGCTCTCCAGCGCCTTTGTATCATCTCCCGGAGTGGGACTCTGCAGTTTGATGCAGTGATGTCATTCATGGCCAACTGCCTTGAGGTCGTCATGTGCCACATGTTTATGGGAGAATCTCTCACAGTTTGCAAAAATCTTCAGCAGACCATTTTACAGAG TTTCCAGGCAGACCGCCCTGCATTAAATGTCATCATTTTCCCTCTACTACATGAGGACTTGACGGAGGTCATCAGAGATGTCCCCATGATGCACTTGGATGAAATTACCTTGTTTAAAAGCAGAGTGGCTGAGGAACCTCCAAACCTGTGGTGGTGA
- the FBXL18 gene encoding F-box/LRR-repeat protein 18 isoform X7 yields MAAAVLETLSAGIGEDSNGINLMEFSDEILLHILSYVPCTDLVLNVRRTCRKLATLCLDKSLTHTVLLHKEYQVNKDKVKQLMRGIGKEIHQLNMAGCYWLPSHTIDHVIRCKNLVKLNLSGCHLTSLRLSKMLSALQHLRSLAIDVNPGFDAGQLSSECKATLSRVLELKQTLYTPSYGVVPCCTSLEKLLLYFEILDRSREGLILSGQLMVGESNVPHYQNLRVFYARLAPGYVNQEVVRLYLAVLSDRTPENLHAFLISAPGSFAESGTTKNLLDSMARNVSLDALQLPKSWINGSGLLQHLKFNNPFYFSFSRCTLSGGHLILQVINGGKDLKSLTSLNLSGCIRCLSSDSLFRKAEDDIDSSILESLVVSCCNLRHLNLSAAHHHSSEGLGKHLCQLLARLKHLLSLALPVCSITDVPTNTDKPPVQSMTNVVPPGLGKKIRIGVPTYTKNFLEQSNQKSQSSVFWTLLENLPFLKNLELIGSNFSSAMPRNEPAIRNSLPPCSRARSVGDSEVAAIGQLTFLQNLTLAQLPSILTGSGLVSIGLQCQHLRSLSLANLGMMGKVGYISALMDMLKHCKCLRDLRLEQPYFNANTQFFQALSHCSALQRLCIISRSGTLQFDAVMSFMANCLEVVMCHMFMGESLTVCKNLQQTILQR; encoded by the exons ATGGCTGCTGCAGTGTTG GAGACGCTGAGTGCAGGGATTGGGGAGGACAGTAATGGCATCAACCTGATGGAGTTCTCAGATGAGATCCTTTTGCACATCCTGAGCTACGTTCCTTGCACAGACCTTGTTCTGAATGTGAGGAGAACCTGCAGAAAGCTTGCAACTCTTTGTCTTGACAAGAGTTTAACCCATACGGTGCTACTTCATAAAGAATATCAG GTCAACAAGGACAAAGTGAAGCAGCTAATGAGGGGGATTGGAAAAGAGATCCACCAGCTGAACATGGCTGGCTGCTACTGGCTCCCCAGTCACACCATTGACCATGTAATACGATGCAAGAACCTGGTGAAGCTGAACTTGTCTGGCTGCCATCTCACCTCCCTCCGCCTCTCCAAGATGCTCTCCGCTCTCCAGCACTTGCGCTCACTGGCAATTGATGTAAACCCTGGTTTTGATGCCGGCCAGTTAAGCAGTGAATGTAAAGCCACCCTTAGTCGTGTACTGGAGCTCAAGCAGACCCTTTACACACCGTCATATGGAGTGGTTCCATGCTGCACCAGCCTTGAGAAACTGCTGCTCTATTTTGAGATCCTAGACCGATCCCGAGAAGGCTTAATTTTGTCTGGGCAGCTGATGGTGGGTGAAAGTAACGTCCCCCACTACCAGAACCTTCGTGTCTTTTATGCTAGGTTGGCTCCTGGCTATGTCAATCAGGAGGTGGTGAGGCTGTATCTGGCAGTGCTAAGTGACCGGACCCCAGAGAATCTTCATGCCTTCCTCATTTCTGCCCCTGGCAGTTTTGCAGAGAGTGGAACCACTAAAAACCTTTTGGACTCCATGGCTCGAAATGTATCTTTGGATGCTTTGCAGTTGCCCAAATCCTGGATTAATGGCTCTGGCCTCCTTCAGCACTTGAAGTTCAACAACCCTTTCTACTTCAGCTTCAGCCGTTGCACCTTATCTGGTGGCCACCTGATCCTGCAGGTTATTAATGGAGGGAAGGACCTCAAAAGCTTGACCAGTTTGAATCTCAGTGGCTGCATTCGCTGTCTGTCTTCTGACTCCTTGTTTCGGAAGGCAGAAGATGATATTGACAGCAGCATTTTGGAGAGTCTGGTTGTTTCCTGCTGCAATCTGAGACATCTGAACCTTTCTGCTGCCCACCATCACAGCTCGGAAGGCCTCGGGAAGCATTTGTGCCAGCTCCTGGCACGGCTAAAGCACCTGCTGTCTTTGGCACTGCCGGTTTGCTCCATCACAGATGTTCCTACAAATACAGACAAGCCACCTGTGCAGTCTATGACTAATGTGGTGCCCCCAGGCCTTGGAAAGAAAATCCGGATTGGGGTGCCAACATACACCAAGAACTTCTTGGAGCAGTCAAATCAGAAATCTCAGTCCTCTGTGTTTTGGACTCTATTGGAGAACCTCCCATTTTTGAAAAACTTGGAGTTAATTGGGTCCAACTTTTCCTCTGCCATGCCCCGGAATGAGCCAGCAATTCGGAACTCACTGCCCCCTTGCAGCCGGGCACGGAGCGTTGGGGATTCAGAGGTGGCTGCCATTGGCCAGTTGACCTTTTTGCAGAACCTCACTTTAGCACAGCTGCCTAGTATCCTGACTGGTTCTGGACTTGTTAGCATTGGATTGCAATGCCAGCATCTGCGGAGTCTCTCATTAGCCAACCTGGGCATGATGGGAAAAGTGGGCTATATATCTGCCCTCATGGACATGCTGAAGCACTGCAAATGCTTGAGGGATCTCAG GCTAGAGCAGCCGTACTTCAATGCTAACACCCAGTTCTTCCAGGCACTGAGTCATTGTTCTGCTCTCCAGCGCCTTTGTATCATCTCCCGGAGTGGGACTCTGCAGTTTGATGCAGTGATGTCATTCATGGCCAACTGCCTTGAGGTCGTCATGTGCCACATGTTTATGGGAGAATCTCTCACAGTTTGCAAAAATCTTCAGCAGACCATTTTACAGAGGTGA
- the FBXL18 gene encoding F-box/LRR-repeat protein 18 isoform X2: MFDPGQETLSAGIGEDSNGINLMEFSDEILLHILSYVPCTDLVLNVRRTCRKLATLCLDKSLTHTVLLHKEYQVNKDKVKQLMRGIGKEIHQLNMAGCYWLPSHTIDHVIRCKNLVKLNLSGCHLTSLRLSKMLSALQHLRSLAIDVNPGFDAGQLSSECKATLSRVLELKQTLYTPSYGVVPCCTSLEKLLLYFEILDRSREGLILSGQLMVGESNVPHYQNLRVFYARLAPGYVNQEVVRLYLAVLSDRTPENLHAFLISAPGSFAESGTTKNLLDSMARNVSLDALQLPKSWINGSGLLQHLKFNNPFYFSFSRCTLSGGHLILQVINGGKDLKSLTSLNLSGCIRCLSSDSLFRKAEDDIDSSILESLVVSCCNLRHLNLSAAHHHSSEGLGKHLCQLLARLKHLLSLALPVCSITDVPTNTDKPPVQSMTNVVPPGLGKKIRIGVPTYTKNFLEQSNQKSQSSVFWTLLENLPFLKNLELIGSNFSSAMPRNEPAIRNSLPPCSRARSVGDSEVAAIGQLTFLQNLTLAQLPSILTGSGLVSIGLQCQHLRSLSLANLGMMGKVGYISALMDMLKHCKCLRDLRLEQPYFNANTQFFQALSHCSALQRLCIISRSGTLQFDAVMSFMANCLEVVMCHMFMGESLTVCKNLQQTILQSFQADRPALNVIIFPLLHEDLTEVIRDVPMMHLDEITLFKSRVAEEPPNLWW, from the exons ATGTTCGACCCGGGACAG GAGACGCTGAGTGCAGGGATTGGGGAGGACAGTAATGGCATCAACCTGATGGAGTTCTCAGATGAGATCCTTTTGCACATCCTGAGCTACGTTCCTTGCACAGACCTTGTTCTGAATGTGAGGAGAACCTGCAGAAAGCTTGCAACTCTTTGTCTTGACAAGAGTTTAACCCATACGGTGCTACTTCATAAAGAATATCAG GTCAACAAGGACAAAGTGAAGCAGCTAATGAGGGGGATTGGAAAAGAGATCCACCAGCTGAACATGGCTGGCTGCTACTGGCTCCCCAGTCACACCATTGACCATGTAATACGATGCAAGAACCTGGTGAAGCTGAACTTGTCTGGCTGCCATCTCACCTCCCTCCGCCTCTCCAAGATGCTCTCCGCTCTCCAGCACTTGCGCTCACTGGCAATTGATGTAAACCCTGGTTTTGATGCCGGCCAGTTAAGCAGTGAATGTAAAGCCACCCTTAGTCGTGTACTGGAGCTCAAGCAGACCCTTTACACACCGTCATATGGAGTGGTTCCATGCTGCACCAGCCTTGAGAAACTGCTGCTCTATTTTGAGATCCTAGACCGATCCCGAGAAGGCTTAATTTTGTCTGGGCAGCTGATGGTGGGTGAAAGTAACGTCCCCCACTACCAGAACCTTCGTGTCTTTTATGCTAGGTTGGCTCCTGGCTATGTCAATCAGGAGGTGGTGAGGCTGTATCTGGCAGTGCTAAGTGACCGGACCCCAGAGAATCTTCATGCCTTCCTCATTTCTGCCCCTGGCAGTTTTGCAGAGAGTGGAACCACTAAAAACCTTTTGGACTCCATGGCTCGAAATGTATCTTTGGATGCTTTGCAGTTGCCCAAATCCTGGATTAATGGCTCTGGCCTCCTTCAGCACTTGAAGTTCAACAACCCTTTCTACTTCAGCTTCAGCCGTTGCACCTTATCTGGTGGCCACCTGATCCTGCAGGTTATTAATGGAGGGAAGGACCTCAAAAGCTTGACCAGTTTGAATCTCAGTGGCTGCATTCGCTGTCTGTCTTCTGACTCCTTGTTTCGGAAGGCAGAAGATGATATTGACAGCAGCATTTTGGAGAGTCTGGTTGTTTCCTGCTGCAATCTGAGACATCTGAACCTTTCTGCTGCCCACCATCACAGCTCGGAAGGCCTCGGGAAGCATTTGTGCCAGCTCCTGGCACGGCTAAAGCACCTGCTGTCTTTGGCACTGCCGGTTTGCTCCATCACAGATGTTCCTACAAATACAGACAAGCCACCTGTGCAGTCTATGACTAATGTGGTGCCCCCAGGCCTTGGAAAGAAAATCCGGATTGGGGTGCCAACATACACCAAGAACTTCTTGGAGCAGTCAAATCAGAAATCTCAGTCCTCTGTGTTTTGGACTCTATTGGAGAACCTCCCATTTTTGAAAAACTTGGAGTTAATTGGGTCCAACTTTTCCTCTGCCATGCCCCGGAATGAGCCAGCAATTCGGAACTCACTGCCCCCTTGCAGCCGGGCACGGAGCGTTGGGGATTCAGAGGTGGCTGCCATTGGCCAGTTGACCTTTTTGCAGAACCTCACTTTAGCACAGCTGCCTAGTATCCTGACTGGTTCTGGACTTGTTAGCATTGGATTGCAATGCCAGCATCTGCGGAGTCTCTCATTAGCCAACCTGGGCATGATGGGAAAAGTGGGCTATATATCTGCCCTCATGGACATGCTGAAGCACTGCAAATGCTTGAGGGATCTCAG GCTAGAGCAGCCGTACTTCAATGCTAACACCCAGTTCTTCCAGGCACTGAGTCATTGTTCTGCTCTCCAGCGCCTTTGTATCATCTCCCGGAGTGGGACTCTGCAGTTTGATGCAGTGATGTCATTCATGGCCAACTGCCTTGAGGTCGTCATGTGCCACATGTTTATGGGAGAATCTCTCACAGTTTGCAAAAATCTTCAGCAGACCATTTTACAGAG TTTCCAGGCAGACCGCCCTGCATTAAATGTCATCATTTTCCCTCTACTACATGAGGACTTGACGGAGGTCATCAGAGATGTCCCCATGATGCACTTGGATGAAATTACCTTGTTTAAAAGCAGAGTGGCTGAGGAACCTCCAAACCTGTGGTGGTGA
- the FBXL18 gene encoding F-box/LRR-repeat protein 18 isoform X6 produces the protein MAAAVLETLSAGIGEDSNGINLMEFSDEILLHILSYVPCTDLVLNVRRTCRKLATLCLDKSLTHTVLLHKEYQVNKDKVKQLMRGIGKEIHQLNMAGCYWLPSHTIDHVIRCKNLVKLNLSGCHLTSLRLSKMLSALQHLRSLAIDVNPGFDAGQLSSECKATLSRVLELKQTLYTPSYGVVPCCTSLEKLLLYFEILDRSREGLILSGQLMVGESNVPHYQNLRVFYARLAPGYVNQEVVRLYLAVLSDRTPENLHAFLISAPGSFAESGTTKNLLDSMARNVSLDALQLPKSWINGSGLLQHLKFNNPFYFSFSRCTLSGGHLILQVINGGKDLKSLTSLNLSGCIRCLSSDSLFRKAEDDIDSSILESLVVSCCNLRHLNLSAAHHHSSEGLGKHLCQLLARLKHLLSLALPVCSITDVPTNTDKPPVQSMTNVVPPGLGKKIRIGVPTYTKNFLEQSNQKSQSSVFWTLLENLPFLKNLELIGSNFSSAMPRNEPAIRNSLPPCSRARSVGDSEVAAIGQLTFLQNLTLAQLPSILTGSGLVSIGLQCQHLRSLSLANLGMMGKVGYISALMDMLKHCKCLRDLRLEQPYFNANTQFFQALSHCSALQRLCIISRSGTLQFDAVMSFMANCLEVVMCHMFMGESLTVCKNLQQTILQRSVLPFLC, from the exons ATGGCTGCTGCAGTGTTG GAGACGCTGAGTGCAGGGATTGGGGAGGACAGTAATGGCATCAACCTGATGGAGTTCTCAGATGAGATCCTTTTGCACATCCTGAGCTACGTTCCTTGCACAGACCTTGTTCTGAATGTGAGGAGAACCTGCAGAAAGCTTGCAACTCTTTGTCTTGACAAGAGTTTAACCCATACGGTGCTACTTCATAAAGAATATCAG GTCAACAAGGACAAAGTGAAGCAGCTAATGAGGGGGATTGGAAAAGAGATCCACCAGCTGAACATGGCTGGCTGCTACTGGCTCCCCAGTCACACCATTGACCATGTAATACGATGCAAGAACCTGGTGAAGCTGAACTTGTCTGGCTGCCATCTCACCTCCCTCCGCCTCTCCAAGATGCTCTCCGCTCTCCAGCACTTGCGCTCACTGGCAATTGATGTAAACCCTGGTTTTGATGCCGGCCAGTTAAGCAGTGAATGTAAAGCCACCCTTAGTCGTGTACTGGAGCTCAAGCAGACCCTTTACACACCGTCATATGGAGTGGTTCCATGCTGCACCAGCCTTGAGAAACTGCTGCTCTATTTTGAGATCCTAGACCGATCCCGAGAAGGCTTAATTTTGTCTGGGCAGCTGATGGTGGGTGAAAGTAACGTCCCCCACTACCAGAACCTTCGTGTCTTTTATGCTAGGTTGGCTCCTGGCTATGTCAATCAGGAGGTGGTGAGGCTGTATCTGGCAGTGCTAAGTGACCGGACCCCAGAGAATCTTCATGCCTTCCTCATTTCTGCCCCTGGCAGTTTTGCAGAGAGTGGAACCACTAAAAACCTTTTGGACTCCATGGCTCGAAATGTATCTTTGGATGCTTTGCAGTTGCCCAAATCCTGGATTAATGGCTCTGGCCTCCTTCAGCACTTGAAGTTCAACAACCCTTTCTACTTCAGCTTCAGCCGTTGCACCTTATCTGGTGGCCACCTGATCCTGCAGGTTATTAATGGAGGGAAGGACCTCAAAAGCTTGACCAGTTTGAATCTCAGTGGCTGCATTCGCTGTCTGTCTTCTGACTCCTTGTTTCGGAAGGCAGAAGATGATATTGACAGCAGCATTTTGGAGAGTCTGGTTGTTTCCTGCTGCAATCTGAGACATCTGAACCTTTCTGCTGCCCACCATCACAGCTCGGAAGGCCTCGGGAAGCATTTGTGCCAGCTCCTGGCACGGCTAAAGCACCTGCTGTCTTTGGCACTGCCGGTTTGCTCCATCACAGATGTTCCTACAAATACAGACAAGCCACCTGTGCAGTCTATGACTAATGTGGTGCCCCCAGGCCTTGGAAAGAAAATCCGGATTGGGGTGCCAACATACACCAAGAACTTCTTGGAGCAGTCAAATCAGAAATCTCAGTCCTCTGTGTTTTGGACTCTATTGGAGAACCTCCCATTTTTGAAAAACTTGGAGTTAATTGGGTCCAACTTTTCCTCTGCCATGCCCCGGAATGAGCCAGCAATTCGGAACTCACTGCCCCCTTGCAGCCGGGCACGGAGCGTTGGGGATTCAGAGGTGGCTGCCATTGGCCAGTTGACCTTTTTGCAGAACCTCACTTTAGCACAGCTGCCTAGTATCCTGACTGGTTCTGGACTTGTTAGCATTGGATTGCAATGCCAGCATCTGCGGAGTCTCTCATTAGCCAACCTGGGCATGATGGGAAAAGTGGGCTATATATCTGCCCTCATGGACATGCTGAAGCACTGCAAATGCTTGAGGGATCTCAG GCTAGAGCAGCCGTACTTCAATGCTAACACCCAGTTCTTCCAGGCACTGAGTCATTGTTCTGCTCTCCAGCGCCTTTGTATCATCTCCCGGAGTGGGACTCTGCAGTTTGATGCAGTGATGTCATTCATGGCCAACTGCCTTGAGGTCGTCATGTGCCACATGTTTATGGGAGAATCTCTCACAGTTTGCAAAAATCTTCAGCAGACCATTTTACAGAG